In the Scomber japonicus isolate fScoJap1 chromosome 18, fScoJap1.pri, whole genome shotgun sequence genome, one interval contains:
- the LOC128378728 gene encoding immunoglobulin lambda-1 light chain-like, whose translation MVGTLCTLITALTCVSGVTVVTQKPPVVTVRKGETATMDCNLGTVTNDAVRWYKQIPGGVPQYVLTFYHSWSSVKYGSGFSSPKFTCNHQSTSDYRLIINNVEEGDSAVYFCKTWDSSVNEYVFGQGTKLSVTSSSLSPPVLTVFPPSSAELQSNQATLVCLSSQSVPFADVTWLSAGSPVSSGISTSTAVQQPDQTFQISSYLSIQTSDWNMDKVYTCKVSLGSQTSETNINKSKCP comes from the exons ATGGTGGGGACCCTCTGCACTCTCATCACTGCTCTAACAT GTGTTAGTGGTGTGACGGTGGTGACACAGAAGCCTCCTGTTGTGAcagtgaggaaaggagagacagCCACCATGGACTGTAACCTGGGGACTGTTACTAACGATGCTGTTCGCTGGTATAAACAGATTCCAGGAGGAGTTCCTCAGTATGTGCTGACGTTTTATCATAGCTGGAGCTCTGTAAAGTATGGCTCTGGATTCTCTTCTCCCAAATTCACATGTAATCATCAGTCAACATCAGATTATCGACTGATCATCAACAATGTGGAGGAGGGAGACTCAGCTGTCTATTTCTGTAAAACATGGGACAGCTCTGTGAATGAGTAC GTATTCGGACAAGGAACCAAGCTGAGTGTGACAA gctccagtctctctcctcctgtcctgaCAGTCTTCCCTCCGTCCAGTGCTGAGCTCCAGTCCAACCAAGCCACTCTGGTCTGTCTGTCCAGTCAGTCTGTGCCTTTTGCAGATGTGACCTGGTTGTCTGCTGGGAGTCCAGTGAGCAGTGGGATCTCTACCAGCACCGCTGTTCAGCAACCAGACCAGACTTTCCAAATCAGCAGCTATCTGTCCATCCAGACGTCAGACTGGAACATGGATAAGGTTTACACATGTAAAGTGTCTTTGGGCTCCCAGACTTCAGAGACAAACATCAACAAGTCAAAGTGTCCCTGA
- the LOC128378672 gene encoding immunoglobulin lambda-1 light chain-like — MLGILCTLITALTYVDAVIVLTQTPAVHTVSTGQEVVLKCNIQRYDNTYVHWYKQVPGKPPQYVLQFHHSHSSPSFGTGFSSDRFNSKSSSNIDYQFIIKRAETGDSAVYFCQTWDISAQERVSQQGTKLSVTSSSLSPPVLTVFPPSSAELHSNQATLVCLSSQSVPFADVTWLSAGSPVSSGISTSTAVQQPDQTFQISSYLSIQTSDWNMDKVYTCKVSLGSQTSETNINKSKCP; from the exons ATGCTGGGGATCCTCTGCACTCTCATCACTGCTCTAACAT ATGTTGATGCAGTGATAGTTCTGACCCAGACGCCTGCTGTCCACACAGTTTCTACGGGACAAGAAGTTGTTCTCAAATGCAACATTCAGAGATATGACAATACCTATGTCCACTGGTATAAACAGGTTCCTGGTAAACCTCCTCAGTATGTTCTGCAATTTCACCATTCTCACAGTTCACCCAGCTTTGGAACAGGATTCTCCTCAGACCGATTCAACTCTAAATCCTCATCAAACATAGATTACCAGTTCATCATTaagagagcagagacaggagaTTCTGCAGTCTATTTCTGTCAGACATGGGACATCTCTGCTCAGGAGCGCGTATCACA ACAAGGAACCAAGCTGAGTGTGACAA gctccagtctctctcctcctgtcctgaCAGTCTTCCCTCCGTCCAGTGCTGAGCTCCATTCCAACCAAGCCACTCTGGTCTGTCTGTCCAGTCAGTCTGTGCCTTTTGCAGATGTGACCTGGTTGTCTGCTGGGAGTCCAGTGAGCAGTGGGATCTCTACCAGCACCGCTGTTCAGCAACCAGACCAGACTTTCCAAATCAGCAGCTATCTGTCCATCCAGACGTCAGACTGGAACATGGATAAGGTTTACACATGTAAAGTGTCTTTGGGCTCCCAGACTTCAGAGACAAACATCAACAAGTCAAAGTGTCCCTGA
- the LOC128378856 gene encoding immunoglobulin lambda-1 light chain-like produces the protein MLGTLCTLITALTCVSGVTVVTQKPPVVTVRKGETATMDCNLGTVNNIAGWYKQIPGGVPQFVLYFYHSYSAPTYGSGFSSPKFTSNHQSTSDYRLIINNVEEGDSAVYFCKTWDSSVSEVVFGQGTKLSVTSSSISPPVLTVFPPSSAELQSNQATLVCLSSQSVPFADVTWLSAGSPVSSGISTSTAVQQPDQTFQISSYLSIQTSDWNMDKVYTCKVSLGSQTSETNINKSKCP, from the exons ATGCTGGGGACCCTCTGCACTCTCATCACTGCTCTAACAT GTGTGAGTGGTGTGACGGTGGTGACACAGAAGCCTCCTGTTGTGAcagtgaggaaaggagagacagCCACCATGGACTGTAACCTGGGGACTGTTAACAACATTGCTGGCTGGTATAAACAGATTCCAGGAGGAGTTCCTCAGTTTGTATTATATTTCTATCACAGCTATAGCGCTCCAACATATGGCTCTGGATTCTCTTCTCCCAAATTCACATCTAATCATCAGTCAACATCAGATTATCGACTGATCATCAACAATGTGGAGGAGGGAGACTCAGCAGTCTATTTCTGTAAAACATGGGACAGCTCTGTGAGTGAG GTGGTATTCGGACAAGGAACCAAGCTGAGTGTGACAA GCTCCAGtatctctcctcctgtcctgaCAGTCTTCCCTCCGTCCAGTGCTGAGCTCCAGTCCAACCAAGCCACTCTGGTCTGTCTGTCCAGTCAGTCTGTGCCTTTTGCAGATGTGACCTGGTTGTCTGCTGGGAGTCCAGTGAGCAGTGGGATCTCTACCAGCACCGCTGTTCAGCAACCAGACCAGACTTTCCAAATCAGCAGCTATCTGTCCATCCAGACGTCAGACTGGAACATGGATAAGGTTTACACATGTAAAGTGTCTTTGGGCTCCCAGACTTCAGAGACAAACATCAACAAGTCAAAGTGTCCCTGA
- the LOC128378776 gene encoding immunoglobulin lambda-1 light chain-like gives MLGTLCTLITALTCVSGVTVVTQKPPVVTVRKGETATMDCNLGTVTNEVASWYKQIPGGVPQHMLRFYHGWSSVSYGSGFSSPKFTSNHQSTSDYRLIINNVEEGDSAVYYCQTWDSSATENVFGQGTKLSVTSSSLSPPVLTVFPPSSAELQSNQATLVCLSSQSVPFADVTWLSAGSPVSSGISTSTAVQQPDQTFQISSYLSIQTSDWNMDKVYTCKVSLGSQTSETNINKSKCP, from the exons ATGCTGGGGACCCTCTGCACTCTCATCACTGCTCTAACAT GTGTGAGTGGTGTGACGGTGGTGACACAGAAGCCTCCTGTTGTGAcagtgaggaaaggagagacagCCACCATGGACTGTAACCTGGGGACTGTTACTAATGAAGTTGCTAGCTGGTATAAACAGATTCCAGGAGGAGTTCCTCAGCATATGCTGAGATTTTATCATGGCTGGAGCTCTGTAAGTTATGGCTCTGGTTTCTCCTCTCCCAAATTCACATCTAATCATCAGTCAACATCAGATTATCGACTGATCATCAACAATGTGGAGGAGGGAGACTCAGCAGTCTATTACTGTCAAACATGGGACAGTTCTGCTACTGAAAAC GTATTCGGACAAGGAACCAAGCTGAGTGTGACAA gctccagtctctctcctcctgtcctgaCAGTCTTCCCTCCGTCCAGTGCTGAGCTCCAGTCCAACCAAGCCACTCTGGTCTGTCTGTCCAGTCAGTCTGTGCCTTTTGCAGATGTGACCTGGTTGTCTGCTGGGAGTCCAGTGAGCAGTGGGATCTCTACCAGCACCGCTGTTCAGCAACCAGACCAGACTTTCCAAATCAGCAGCTATCTGTCCATCCAGACGTCAGACTGGAACATGGATAAGGTTTACACATGTAAAGTGTCTTTGGGCTCCCAGACTTCAGAGACAAACATCAACAAGTCAAAGTGTCCCTGA